One Aegilops tauschii subsp. strangulata cultivar AL8/78 chromosome 7, Aet v6.0, whole genome shotgun sequence genomic window carries:
- the LOC141027368 gene encoding uncharacterized protein, producing MKEPSRKRQKLPVRRGPTTRSHSNVLGDLKPDFRPSSDEEDTGLLLDSKDDGYEPLAFVLLKGRKSRAMKRPARIWPEILGIIETQTKGSLFAANKSIYGVDVPRHMAYRAKTLAVEAVLGEHKKQYPRLRDYAQTIMDTNPGSRVIVTTVNPKPTTKIPHPRPRFHAMFFDANGAREGFLNGCKPFIGVDGCFIKLTTGAQILVATGRDGNNNIFPLAFGIVRQEDATNWCWFLHQLKICLGGEVGQFGSYIIMFDRQKGLLNAINQVFPNCHQRFCLRHMYGNFQNAGFRGEDLKKCMDNASYAYNQHKFIIVMNDLKNESDEAWKWLSGIPARYWAMHAFDTNCKTDLVVNNLSEVFNKYILDYRTKPIRTMVDGIK from the exons ATGAAAGAACCTTCCAGAAAGAGGCAAAAGCTGCCAGTTAGGAGAGGCCCCACCACTAGGTCACATTCTAATGTGTTAGGGGACTTGAAACCTGATTTCAGACCATCATCAGATGAAGAAGATACTGGGTTGCTATTGGACAGTAAAGATGATGGATATGAGCCACTAGCATTTGTCCTACTAAAAGGAAGGAAGAGCAGGGCCATGAAAAGGCCAGCAAGGATATG GCCAGAAATTTTAGGTATCATAGAAACTCAGACAAAAGGATCATTGTTTGCTGCCAACAAGAGCATT TATGGTGTTGATGTGCCCAGGCACATGGCCTACAGGGCCAAAACCCTTGCTGTAGAGGCTGTTCTAGGAGAGCACAAGAAACAGTATCCCAGGCTGAGGGACTATGCTCAAACCATCATGGATACAAACCCTGGGAGTAGAGTTATAGTTACAACTGTAAATCCAAAACCTACTACAAAAATACCACATCCAAGACCAAGGTTTCATGCTATGTTCTTCGACGCCAATGGAGCAAGGGAGGGCTTTCTCAATGGATGCAAACCATTCATTG GTGTTGATGGCTGCTTTATTAAGCTCACCACTGGAGCTCAAATACTTGTTGCCACTGGCAGAGATGGCAACAACAACATTTTCCCACTGGCATTTGGTATCGTGCGACAAGAGGATGCAACAAACTGGTGTTGGTTTCTGCACCAACTGAAGATATGTCTAGGAGGAGAAGTTGGACAATTTGGTTCTTATATTATCATGTTTGATAGACAGAAG GGGCTACTAAATGCAATTAATCAAGTATTTCCAAACTGCCACCAAAGATTTTGCCTTAGACACATGTATGGAAACTTCCAGAATGCTGGGTTTAGGGGTGAAGATCTTAAGAAATGCATGGATAATGCTAGCTATGCTTATAACCAACACAAGTTTATCATTGTAATGAATGATCTGAAAAATGAGAGTGATGAAGCTTGGAAGTGGCTGAGTGGAATACCTGCAAGATATTGGGCTATGCATGCTTTTGACACTAACTGTAAGACAGACTTGGTTGTTAACAACCTATCTGAGGTGTTCAACAAGTACATCCTTGATTATAGGACAAAACCTATTAGGACTATGGTTGATGGTATTAAGTAG